In the genome of Fusarium fujikuroi IMI 58289 draft genome, chromosome FFUJ_chr02, one region contains:
- a CDS encoding related to SEC3-component of exocyst complex, whose protein sequence is MDRPNGGGPGAAAATSRAERFEDEKRRIIESCFNKKDVDGSLLETYITHIRITEYSSYPTTPPPPQARNAEGQKPRIIIVAVRKSGRVRLHKSKENANGSFSIGKTWNLDDLSRIESYTGPQASPDHRDWAGDTGFQVTLGKPYFWHAQTDKEKKFFIASLIKIYGKYTGGKTPELANFEQKEYDQVMGATRRPATGGSRPPPPPIAEQPSSQMASAPPRPNHPMHPSHQGLPGSGPQDAPQYRTPPTRPAHPNLGPSPVGSFDSTTSRERPPQPRWMAQSNKSQDSVATSMATRSDDGSSLPPRSRNGINGPGAYGRFAEPPEPRAPAVLTPPQPQSSPKSKPPAILSPPQPPQPVPSPLQLDRPPPERRRPPMDPTRPHDRDLVPPPLISPGNKEPMAPPPRSSERVVPRMDNASQKSTSSSFTGSTLDRETAPPPTGRLPDPPKREPLPMPSSLRPGSGPTNPQAYTPNPPSHHPPTNVTNQTPIPAQGNGPSPAPARMPSPARGPSPAAARVPSPSPAPVPNPSQAQAQAPSPAQALSPGSGAGSSDVSPMTVSVPRFANLQPPPDLPKQESVQPVEEPSPGERAVAPSDRESNPSPAETVDESRPGLGPMIRAKKSRNEIAGALWKAASAANAATAFKPRPGGAGERLRLLKSKTEEGPDGINSVVPAPPRPSSKGVDTPSEHPTPEETPKTEEEAKQLEQAKPVEQPKSANRNSLVPEVKISLPTSRPTSSHGPPQEVQKATEPEKKETRRSINAGNDMKYLQTLGVNPSILDERSDDFAQWLDFFGWIPGEQMRSRNVEEMRADLERELNKAQAGGWLARFREEDERVDAIKAGLDVAMAECEELDNLLTLYSVELSTLSDDIAYIEAQGQGLQVQTANQKLLKKELESLLETCAITSNELEVLRSAPLDDLGGLQNVESSLVTLYKAMVKIDPARSGADQEKADITAETNQSGLNPDFKQMRIVQEKKLVYDQESAMFIGRLVAFMSRQFDHAFTETKLAMEGALSRKVDPIHHELGRDILWQFSPLMLYARDMHPDEWNQLIQIYQDKGQPVYRVEFQATIASWRRNARQATGEEAEILFTSAVEKHQEGGVATTARKLTVKRSGTLARALRSPREDGGHKPKADKGVNDNKNPPHEVFTGVLDNLIPLIQMEQNFIIDFFHATTLEQIDFPDAVATTTPSDRGGTDLRRPRLMEPDRELARRILRAMEVIFTFLESELLRLMEWVVGQGPIQGIGVLATIEKYSAEVGQSNQEYVNTLLQKLHGHLELRFKKFVDEQLRAIEETKVKISKRKGVIAFIRIFPLFSAAVEEMVLGVDTTLPIRSTVDREYDRILKTMFDSLMVIARENPGVSATSGSVDPEDKEALNFHILLIENMNHFLEETDTRGLDVLEEWKEKANTTYYEHMNLYLDAVMRRPLGKILEHLENMEAQLQTGKSPASIAAQPSNSKTVFNKVLSSYDSKEVRKGIEALRKRVEKHFGDADEPGLSRGLVIKVLEECEKFYEKVERRVGAVTTNVYGGDVLFEWPRADVKAAFR, encoded by the exons ATGGACCGCCCAAACGGGGGCGGCCCTGGTGCCGCCGCGGCTACTAGCAGGGCAGAGCGATTCGAGGATGAAAAGCGCCGTATAATAGAGAGCTGCTTTAACAAgaaggatgttgatggttCTC TCCTTGAAACATACATAACTCATATCCGCATTACCGAATACTCCTCTTATCCTACAacccctcctccacctcagGCTCGGAACGCCGAAGGTCAAAAACCTCGAATAATAATAGTAGCCGTGCGCAAGTCCGGTCGAGTTCGCCTGCATAAGTCAAAAGAAAACGCTAATGGATCGTTCTCGATTGGGAAAACGTGGAATCTTGACGACCTCTCGCGCATTGAATCTTACACTGGCCCCCAGGCCAGCCCAGACCACCGCGATTGGGCTGGCGACACCGGTTTCCAGGTGACACTAGGCAAACCATACTTCTGGCATGCTCAGACGgataaggagaagaagttcttcaTTGCTAGTCTTATCAAGATATACGGGAAATACACGGGTGGCAAGACGCCGGAGCTTGCAAATTTTGAACAAAAGGAGTATGATCAAGTTATGGGAGCAACTAGACGACCAGCTACAGGTGGTTCTCGGCCGCCCCCTCCTCCTATAGCTGAACAACCTTCGAGTCAGATGGCGAGCGCCCCTCCTCGTCCAAACCATCCGATGCATCCTTCGCATCAAGGACTCCCAGGAAGTGGCCCTCAAGACGCACCCCAGTACAGGACGCCGCCTACTCGCCCAGCACACCCGAATCTTGGCCCTTCACCCGTCGGAAGTTTTGACTCAACTACTTCGAGAGAAAGGCCGCCCCAACCTCGGTGGATGGCTCAGAGCAACAAGAGTCAGGATTCGGTTGCTACGTCCATGGCTACCAGGAGCGATGACGGTTCCAGTTTACCACCGCGCTCTCGCAATGGCATAAACGGCCCAGGAGCGTATGGCAGATTTGCAGAGCCCCCTGAACCCCGGGCACCAGCTGTTCTTACACCCCCTCAACCACAGTCTTCGCCCAAGTCGAAACCACCTGCTATTCtgtctcctcctcaacctccacAGCCAGTTCCTTCACCACTCCAATTAGATAGACCACCCCCTGAAAGGAGACGACCGCCCATGGACCCAACTCGCCCTCATGATCGGGACTTGGTTCCCCCACCACTGATTAGTCCTGGGAACAAAGAACCAATGGCCCCTCCACCTCGCAGCAGCGAACGCGTTGTGCCGAGAATGGATAATGCAAGCCAGAAATCGACAAGCAGCTCGTTCACGGGGAGCACACTAGATCGAGAAACAGCACCACCTCCCACAGGACGACTGCCAGACCCACCAAAGCGTGAGCCACTTCCCATGCCTTCGTCCCTTAGGCCTGGATCAGGACCGACCAACCCACAAGCTTATACACCCAACCCTCCCTCACATCACCCACCAACTAATGTAACAAATCAAACTCCAATTCCTGCTCAAGGCAATGGACCCAGCCCTGCACCAGCCCGTATGCCCAGCCCGGCTCGTGGACCCAGCCCTGCAGCGGCCCGTGTTCCTAGTCCTTCGCCAGCTCCCGTACCCAACCCTTCACAAGCACAGGCTCAAGCACCAAGCCCCGCTCAAGCTCTGTCACCGGGCTCTGGAGCAGGTTCTTCCGATGTCTCGCCAATGACAGTGAGCGTGCCAAGATTTGCAAACTTACAACCGCCCCCTGATCTGCCCAAGCAAGAGTCGGTTCAGCCAGTAGAAGAGCCATCGCCAGGGGAGCGTGCAGTGGCACCTTCTGATCGCGAGTCTAACCCATCACCAGCAGAGACAGTCGACGAATCCAGGCCTGGCCTCGGTCCTATGATCAGAGCCAAAAAGTCCAGAAATGAGATTGCCGGTGCATTGTGGAAGGCTGCGTCTGCGGCCAACGCTGCAACCGCCTTCAAACCCAGacctggtggtgctggtgaaCGTTTGCGTCTATTGAAGAGTAAGACGGAAGAGGGGCCAGATGGAATCAATAGCGTTGTCCCTGCGCCACCCAGACCGTCTTCCAAGGGTGTAGATACTCCCTCTGAACACCCTACACCAGAAGAAACACCTAAaactgaggaagaggccaaACAATTGGAGCAAGCTAAACCCGTGGAGCAGCCCAAGTCTGCGAACCGTAATTCACTTGTTCCTGAAGTCAAGATTAGTCTCCCAACGAGTAGACCAACGAGTTCGCATGGGCCGCCGCAGGAAGTGCAAAAGGCGACCGAAcctgaaaagaaagagaccCGCCGCTCCATCAATGCAGGCAACGATATGAAATACCTGCAGACATTGGGAGTCAACCCGtccattcttgatgagaggAGTGATGATTTTGCTCAATGGTTGGATTTCTTTGGCTGGATTCCAGGAGAACAAATGCGATCACGCAACGTGGAAGAAATGAGAGCTGACCTAGAGCGGGAGCTGAATAAAGCCCAGGCtggtggctggctggctcgTTTCCGCGAAGAGGATGAACGCgttgatgccatcaaggctgggcttgatgttgccatggctgagtgtgaggagcttgacaacTTGCTCACACTCTACTCAGTCGAGCTTTCG ACCCTTTCAGATGACATCGCTTATATCGAGGCCCAGGGTCAAGGTCTCCAAGTCCAAACTGCAAACCAAAAGTTACTCAAGAAAGAGCTTGAGTCTTTGCTTGAGACCTGTGCTATCACATCGAACGAGCTTGAAGTCCTCAGATCTGCACCTTTGGATGACTTAGGTGGCTTACAAAATGTCGAATCTTCTCTTGTGACACTTTATAAGGCAATGGTCAAGATTGATCCTGCGCGTAGTGGAGCTGATCAAGAGAAGGCCGATATTACTGCCGAGACAAATCAGAGTGGCCTCAACCCTGACTTCAAGCAGATGCGGATTGtccaagagaagaagcttgtttATGACCAAGAAAGCGCCATGTTCATTGGCAGATTGGTTGCCTTTATGTCCCGGCAATTTGATCATGCTTTTACAGAAACCAAGCTTGCCATGGAGGGAGCCTTGTCTAGAAAGGTGGATCCTATACACCACGAGCTTGGCCGCGATATTCTTTGGCAATTTAGCCCCCTCATGCTATACGCCCGAGATATGCATCCCGATGAGTGGAACCAGCTCATTCAGATTTATCAAGATAAGGGTCAACCTGTTTACCGAGTTGAGTTTCAGGCTACGATTGCGTCTTGGCGTAGGAATGCCAGACAGGCAACTGGAGAGGAGGCTGAAATTCTGTTCACATCAGCAGTCGAGaagcatcaagaaggaggtgtGGCTACCACTGCCAGGAAGCTGACTGTAAAGCGCAGCGGAACTCTAGCGAGAGCTCTGCGATCTCCTCGAGAAGACGGTGGTCACAAACCAAAGGCCGACAAGGGAGTGAATGATAATAAGAACCCCCCCCACGAAGTCTTTACCGGAGTTCTGGATAATCTTATCCCACTGATACAGATGGAGCAAAATTTCATCATCGACTTCTTCCACGCGACCACTCTTGAACAGATAGATTTCCCAGATGCTGTTGCCACAACAACGCCTTCTGATCGTGGAGGTACTGATTTAAGAAGACCCCGATTAATGGAACCCGATCGAGAGCTTGCCAGACGTATTCTACGGGCGATGGAGGTGATCTTTACTTTCTTGGAATCGGAACTGCTGCGTCTTATGGAGTGGGTTGTCGGGCAAGGCCCAAT TCAAGGGATTGGAGTCCTAGCGACTATTGAAAAGTATTCTGCTGAGGTTGGACAGTCCAACCAAGAGTATGTGAACACACTCTTGCAAAAACTTCATGGGCACTTGGAACTGCGATTCAAGAAATTCGTTGACGAACAACTTCGGGCCATTGAGGAgaccaaggtcaagatcagCAAGCGAAAGGGTGTTATTGCGTTCATCCGGATTTTCCCTCTTTTCTCGGCAGCTGTGGAGGAGATGGTGCTCGGTGTTGACACGACACTGCCGATTCGAAGTACTGTTGATCGCGAGTATGACCGAATACTCAAGACCATGTTTGACTCACTCATGGTCATTGCGCGAGAGAATCCCGGCGTCAGTGCGACAAGCGGCTCGGTTGACCCGGAGGATAAGGAAGCCCTCAACTTCCACATTCTCCTGATTGAGAATATGAACCACTTCCTTGAGGAGACGGACACACGAGGCTTGGACGTGCTCGAGGAATGGAAGGAGAAGGCTAACACGACATATTACGAGCATATGAATCTGTATCTTGATGCAGTCATGCGGCGACCACTCGGAAAGATTCTGGAACACCTCGAGAACATGGAAGCTCAATTGCAGACAGGCAAATCACCAGCATCAATTGCTGCGCAGCCTTCCAACAGCAAGACGGTTTTCAATAAAGTTTTGAGCAGCTACGACTCCAAGGAAGTGCGAAAGGGCATCGAGGCGCTGCGTAAACGCGTTGAGAAGCACTTTGGCGATGCTGATGAACCAGGACTAAGCCGAGGATTGGTGATCAAGGTGCTGGAGGAGTGCGAAAAGTTCTACGAAAAGGTTGAGAGACGGGTCGGCGCTGTGACGACCAACGTATATGGCGGTGATGTACTCTTCGAGTGGCCTCGAGCCGACGTCAAGGCCGCATTCCGTTGA
- a CDS encoding related to ADH4-alcohol dehydrogenase IV → MVPSVRVVPNAAKRATSLLRTIQYTHPPSCPCHSNPGYHQSPPTFTPSKHAHQRKYATPTSHPGQKEYAFEMAASSIRFGPGVTQEVGMDLKNMGAKRVCVVTDENVNKLDAMRQVRESLAREGIPYEVYDKVRVEPKDSSIKDAIAWARPYAPDAFLAVGGGSVMDTAKLMNLYTAYPDADFLDFVNAPLGKGRPVDKKLTPLIAVPTTAGTGSETTGTAIFDLVSKRAKTGVAHRNLKPTLGICDPLNTRTMPAAVKAASGLDVLCHSLESWTAIPYNERTPRPTNPILRPAYQGANPISDVFSFHALRSTIKYLPRSVKNPDDLEAQSEMLLASTLAGVGFGNAGVHLCHGMSYPISGQNPGYRHDGYQVEAPLIPHGVSVAVSAPAVFRFTAASNPDRHLAAAEAFGVDISNVKRESAGEVLAEAITKFLAELGDQPKGLKELGFGSEHIEALVEGTIPQARVLMLAPGLSTQLEAEKDQLRRLFENAMTH, encoded by the exons ATGGTACCCTCCGTGAGAGTTGTTCCCAAT GCCGCTAAGCGAGCAACCAGCTTGCTACGTACCATTCAATACActcatcctccttcatgTCCTTGCCACTCAAACCCAGGATATCACCAGTCGCCGCCAACATTCACTCCCTCCAAGCATGCTCACCAGCGTAAGTATGCTACGCCAACATCTCACCCAGGCCAGAAGGAGTATGCCTTTGAGATGGCTGCTTCGTCCATCAGATTTGGCCCAGGTGTGACGCAGGAGGTCGGCATGGACTTGAAGAACATGGGAGCAAAGCGTGTTTGTGTGGTAACGGATGAGAATGTAAACAAGCTGGATGCCATGAGACAAGTTCGTGAGTCGCTTGCTCGCGAGGGCATTCCTTATGAGGTTTACGACAAGGTTCGCGTCGAGCCAAAGGATAGCTC CATCAAGGATGCCATCGCCTGGGCTCGCCCGTATGCACCAGATGCCTTCCTcgctgttggtggtggatcAGTCATGGACACAGCCAAGCTCATGAACCTATACACGGCGTATCCTGATGCAGACTTCCTAGACTTTGTCAACGCCCCCCTTGGAAAGGGCCGTCCAGTAGACAAGAAGTTGACACCGCTCATTGCGGTCCCAACAACAGCCGGGACTGGTAGTGAGACGACAGGAACTGCCATTTTCGATCTTGTGTCTAAGCGAGCAAAGACCGGTGTAGCTCATCGAAACCTGAAGCCCACACTAGGTATCTGTGATCCCCTCAACACCAGGACCATGCCGGCAGCTGTCAAGGCCGCTTCGGGTCTCGACGTTCTGTGCCACTCGCTTGAGTCCTGGACTGCCATTCCATACAACGAGAGAACACCTAGACCAACAAACCCTATCCTTCGACCCGCGTACCAAGGCGCGAACCCTATCTCGGATGTTTTCTCGTTCCATGCACTGCGCTCTACCATCAAGTATCTCCCGCGATCGGTGAAGAACCCTGATGACTTAGAGGCCCAATCCGAAATGCTTCTCGCTTCTACTCTGGCCGGCGTTGGGTTCGGTAATGCCGGTGTCCATCTCTGCCACG GCATGTCGTACCCCATTTCTGGCCAGAACCCAGGCTACAGGCACGATGGCTACCAAGTCGAAGCCCCTCTTATTCCTCACGGTGTCTCCGTAGCTGTCTCTGCACCAGCAGTGTTCCGCTTCACAGCAGCATCGAACCCAGATCGCCATTTGGCGGCAGCAGAGGCCTTTGGAGTTGATATCAGCAACGTGAAGCGCGAGAGCGCAGGCGAAGTGCTTGCAGAAGCTATTACCAAATTCCTTGCGGAGCTCGGTGACCAGCCCAAGGGTCTTAAGGAGTTGGGTTTCGGCTCGGAGCACATTGAGGCCCTTGTCGAAGGTACCATTCCTCAGGCACGTGTGTTGATGCTGGCACCAGGATTGTCTACACAGCTCGAAGCGGAGAAAGACCAACTAAGGAGGTTGTTTGAGAACGCGATGACTCACTAA
- a CDS encoding related to PRM10 Pheromone-regulated protein: MEGTSRDIQDEPDLEVGPEPPKTGSGSASASGTDTPPSPKTAAAALKKDKARVRFNSNAAANPPPKSSTPPPAAGGPIAKPRPSLLRGSSAEAVKTLHDAEHESDPESKEAMVAAQERARIMAANIHNDSSAIDRDSLESSTGTAAWDSPYGSSIPLQTLNEGSSSREGFHKLPSEEQEAHGLKEEAFKLVRAHTQRFGPSSTGQHTPDNKDTKHEERVPLTELNDGNFDGVLYDVPAPEQYRGSVLSQLLKLYKPPDPPFKGSHHRAASTSSVLSEVGTPTVQGTPSGASTPKRKWYDQNKSQDTLANLIEASSRLANPNDPDDKRKKPTGKKPQRPGHKRTTSANRLSGLWQQQEARITVHIAETLARQDYIIKLCRALMLFGAPTHRLEEYLSMSARVLEIDGQFLYLPGCMIISFDDRSTHTTEVRIVRTSQGIDLGKLKDVHLIYKEVMHDVVGVEEATEKLETLMKRKDKFHRWLRVVMFGLMSVCAAPFSFGARLIDLPLIFAFGCLIGVLQLIVAPNSALYSNVFEVSSTIIVSFLARTFGSISSGGEEIFCFGALAQGGIVMLLPGYMVLCSALELQSRAIVPGSIRIVYAVIYSLLLGFGITVGAALYGLFDSNPSNTTTCPDAMNPYYGFIFVPFFVISMCIVYQAKWRQMPVMVIVSFAGYMVNYWSGQRFKSSPQISSTLGALAVGLLANLYSRLRHGVAAAILIPAVFCQVPGSLASTGGLLSGLQVANSITNATGEINGTSSVQFQQGSNPDNLVFSVAASMIQIAIGIAVGLFMSSLLIYPLGKRRSALFSF; encoded by the exons ATGGAGGGCACTTCCAGAGATATTCAAGACGAACCGGACCTAGAAGTTGGACCTGAACCGCCCAAGACTGGTTCTGGCtcagcttctgcttctggtaCCGATACACCACCAAGCCCAAAGACTGCTGCAGCAGCtttgaagaaggacaaggcgCGAGTGCGGTTCAACAGCAATGCTGCCGCAAACCCTCCACCAAAATCATCTACTCCCCCCCCTGCTGCTGGAGGCCCCATCGCTAAGCCCAGGCCATCACTGTTGCGTGGCAGTTCTGCAGAGGCTGTCAAGACTCTTCACGATGCCGAGCATGAGTCAGACCCTGAGTCAAAGGAGGCGATGGTGGCTGCTCAGGAACGGGCCCGTATAATGGCGGCAAACATCCACAATGATTCATCAGCCATTGACAGAGACTCACTCGAATCCAGCACCGGAACAGCCGCGTGGGACAGTCCCTATGGTTCCAGTATCCCACTTCAGACTCTCAACgaaggcagcagcagccgagAAGGTTTCCACAAGCTTCCATCTGAGGAACAAGAGGCGCATGGCTTGAAGGAGGAAGCCTTCAAGCTTGTTCGAGCACACACTCAGCGATTTGGACCCAGCAGCACTGGCCAGCATACACCAGACAACAAGGACACAAAACATGAAGAACGAGTTCCCCTGACCGAATTAAATGACGGAAACTTTGATGGAGTCTTATACGATGTTCCAGCACCCGAACAGTATCGTGGAAGCGTACTGTCTCAACTTCTGAAGCTCTACAAACCCCCAGATCCTCCTTTCAAGGGCTCCCACCACCGAGCTGCTTCTACCTCTTCGGTTCTAAGTGAAGTCGGTACTCCTACAGTTCAAGGAACGCCATCTGGAGCATCCACACCAAAGCGAAAATGGTACGATCAGAACAAATCCCAGGACACTCTCGCCAACCTCATCGAGGCCTCATCGCGACTCGCCAACCCCAATGACCCGGATGataagaggaagaagcctACTGGAAAGAAGCCACAACGACCTGGCCACAAGCGAACAACAAGCGCGAACCGCCTCAGTGGTCTctggcagcaacaagaagcacGTATCACAGTTCATATCGCCGAGACTCTGGCCCGACAGGACTATATCATCAAACTCTGCCGTGCTCTCATGCTTTTTGGAGCTCCCACTCATAGGCTGGAGGAGTATCTTAGCATGTCTGCCAGAGTTCTCGAAATCGATGGCCAATTCCTCTATCTCCCCGGATGCATGATTATCTCTTTCGACGATAGATCGACTCACACCACCGAAGTCAGAATTGTCCGGACATCGCAGGGTATTGATCTAGGCAAGCTGAAGGATGTCCATCTTATCTATAAGGAGGTTATGCACGATGTTGtcggtgttgaagaagctacCGAGAAGCTCGAGACCTTGATGAAGCGCAAGGACAAGTTCCACAGGTGGCTCAGAGTTGTCATGTTTGGACTCATGAGTGTCTGTGCTGCCCCTTTCTCCTTCGGAGCTCGACTCATCGATCTTCCTCTTATCTTCGCTTTCGGCTGCCTTATTGGAGTACTCCAGCTTATTGTGGCACCCAACTCTGCTCTCTATAGCAACGTCTTCGAAGTTTCTTctaccatcatcgtcagttTCTTGGCCAGAACGTTTGGCAGTATTTCGAGTGGAGGTGAAGAGATCTTTTGTTTCGGTGCTTTGGCGCAGGGCGGCATTGTCATGTTGCTGCCCGGTTACATGGTTT TGTGCTCTGCTCTCGAGCTTCAATCTCGTGCTATTGTCCCCGGTTCGATTCGAATAGTCTACGCCGTTATTTActcccttcttctcggaTTCGGTATCACTGTTGGCGCCGCTCTTTATGGATTATTCGACAGTAACCCGTCCAACACTACGACTTGTCCCGATGCCATGAACCCCTACTACGGCTTCATTTTCGTGCCATTCTTCGTCATCAGCATGTGTATCGTCTACCAAGCCAAATGGCGCCAGATGCCCGTCATGGTTATCGTTTCATTCGCTGGTTACATGGTAAACTACTGGAGTGGACAAAGATTCAAGTCTAGCCCTCAGATCTCGAGCACACTGGGTGCATTGGCCGTCGGACTCCTTGCCAACCTCTACTCTCGACTTCGACACGGTGTTGCAGCAGCAATTCTCATTCCGGCAGTATTCTGTCAAGTGCCTGGAAGTCTTGCGTCCACTGGAGGATTGCTTAGTGGTCTACAGGTCGCCAACTCTATCACCAACGCCACTGGTGAGATTAATGGAACTTCCTCTGTGCAGTTCCAGCAGGGCTCGAACCCTGATAACTTGGTGTTCAGCGTTGCTGCCTCCATGATTCAGATCGCCATCGGTATCGCCGTTGGTCTGTTCATGAGCTCTTTGCTCATCTACCCTCTGGGCAAGCGCCGCAGTGCCTTGTTCAGTTTCTAA
- a CDS encoding probable NADH2 dehydrogenase (ubiquinone) flavoprotein 1 precursor, giving the protein MDWPITSPLFLNGLVTKWISPGNLKCRNLTFNHLQTATRQRSSTMLSTRTAPKKAVGLSRTAVRGLATVQDGAPKRTYGGLRDQDRIFQNLYNRYPVDLKSARKMGDWHKTKEIILKGHDWIISEVKASGLRGRGGAGFPSGLKWSFMNFKDWDKDTKPRYLVVNADEGEPGTCKDREIMRKDPHKLIEGCLISGRAMNATAAYIYIRGEFVEEAAVLQRAINEAYAAGLIGKNACDSGYDFDVYLHRGAGAYVCGEETSLIESLEGKPGKPRLKPPFPAAVGLFGCPSTVTNVETVAVAPTICRRGGSWFAGFGRERNQGTKLFCISGHVNNPCTVEEEMSIPLRELIDKHCGGVRGGWDNLLAVIPGGSSTPVLPKHVCDDQLMDFDALKDSQSGLGTAAVIVMDKSTDIVRAISRLSHFYRHESCGQCTPCREGSKWTEQMMKRFEKGQAREREIDMLQELTKQVEGHTICALGEAFAWPIQGLIRHFRPELEARIQKFSQEHGGEALAGGWNHNARAQGKLVSPGQ; this is encoded by the exons ATGGATTGGCCAATCACTAGCCCGCTATTTCTGAACGGCCTGGTCACGAAATGGATCTCGCCGGGAAACTTGAAGTGCCGCAACTTGACGTTCAACCATCTCCAAACCGCCACCCGACAACGATCGAGCACAATGCTGTCCACGAGAACGGCGCCCAAGAAGGCCGTCGGCCTCTCACGGACCGCCGTGAGGGGTCTGGCTACTGTCCAGGACGGCGCCCCGAAGCGAACATACGGTGGTCTACGAGACCAGGATCGCATTTTCCAGAACCTCTATAACCGATATCCTGTGGACCTCAAGAGTGCTAGAAAGATGGGCGATTGgcacaagaccaaggagatTATCCTCAAGGGACACGATTGGATCATCAGTGAGGTCAAGGCCTCCGGTCTTCGAGGACGAGGTGGTGCTGGTTTCCCCTCGGGTCTCAAATGG TCTTTCATGAACTTCAAGGACTGGGACAAGGACACCAAGCCCCGTTACCTTGTCGTCAATGCCGATGAGGGTGAGCCCGGAACCTGCAAGGACCGTGAGATTATGCGAAAGGACCCACACAAGCTCATCGAAGGATGCCTTATTTCTGGCCGAGCCATGAACGCAACCGCCGCCTATATCTACATCCGTGGTGAATTTGTCGAGGAGGCTGCCGTTCTCCAGCGAGCCATCAACGAGGCCTACGCCGCCGGCCTGATCGGAAAGAACGCCTGTGACTCCGGCTACGACTTCGATGTTTACCTGCACCGAGGTGCTGGTGCCTACGTCTGTGGTGAGGAGACTTCTCTTATTGAGTCTCTAGAGGGCAAGCCTGGAAAGCCTCGTCTTAAGCCTCCGTTCCCTGCTGCCGTCGGTCTTTTCGGATGCCCTTCAACTGTTACCAATGTCGAAACTGTTGCCGTTGCCCCAACTATCtgccgacgaggaggaagctggtTTGCTGGCTTCGGCCGTGAGCGTAACCAGGGCACCAAGTTGTTCTGTATTTCTGGCCATGTCAACAACCCCTGCactgttgaggaggagatgtcCATTCCTCTGCGTGAACTCATTGACAAGCACTGTGGTGGTGTTCGAGGTGGATGGGATAACCTTTTGGCTGTCATCCCCGGCGGTTCTTCTACTCCTGTTCTCCCCAAGCACGTCTGCGATGACCAACTGATGGACTTtgatgccctcaaggacAGCCAGTCTGGTCTTGGCACTGCTGCTGTTATCGTTATGGATAAGAGCACCGATATTGTCCGAGCTATCAGCCGTCTCAGCCACTTCTACCGCCACGAGAGTTGCGGCCAGTGCACACCTTGCCGAGAGGGTAGCAAGTGGACAGAGCAGATGATGAAGCGATTTGAGAAGGGTCAGGCTCGTGAGCGTGAGATTGACATGCTCCAGGAGCTCACCAAGCAGGTCGAGGGTCACACTATTTGCG CTCTGGGAGAGGCCTTCGCCTGGCCTATTCAGGGTCTTATCCGACACTTCCGACCCGAGCTTGAGGCTCGTATCCAGAAATTCTCTCAGGAGCATGGTGGTGAGGCCCTTGCTGGTGGATGGAACCATAATGCCAGAGCCCAAGGCAAGTTGGTGTCTCCCGGTCAATAA